Below is a genomic region from Paenibacillus rhizovicinus.
CAGTTGTCGCTAAAAAGCAGGAGTGAGCTTAGGTTGAGTAACAGCGAACAGCAATATCTGAACCTGCTCCGGCACGTTCTGGAGCATGGCGCGAAGAAGGAAGACCGGACCGGTACGGGGACTTTGTCGGTATTCGGCTACCAAATGCGCTTTGATTTGCAGGCGGGATTTCCGCTTCTGACGACCAAACGTGTGCCGCTGAAATTAATCGCAAGCGAGCTGTTGTGGTTTATGAAGGGCGATACGAACATTCGTTACCTCTTGCAGCATAAGAATCATATTTGGAACGAATGGGCGTTTAAGAAGTGGGTAGAGAGCGATGCCTATACAGGACCGGATATGACGAATTTCGGACTGCGTTCCCAGCAGGACGAGGAATTCAATCGTCTATATGAGGAACAAGCGAAGCTGTTCATCGACCGGATCTTGAACGACGAAGGCTTCGCAGCCGAGTTCGGCGATCTCGGCAATGTGTACGGGAAACAGTGGCGCAGATGGGAAACGTCGCAGGGCGAGACGATCGACCAACTGAAGAACGTCATCGCGGAGATCAAACGCAATCCGGATTCGCGGCGGTTAATCGTGACGGCTTGGTCGCCGGAAGACGCGACGCCGCAGCGTTCCGCGCTGCCGCCTTGCCATACGTTATTCCAGTTCTACGTGGCGGACAACAAGCTGTCCTGCCAGCTGTACCAGCGGAGCGGCGACATTTTCCTCGGTATCCCGTTCAATATCGCCAGTTACGCGCTGCTCACGCATATGATTGCGCAGGAATGCGGTCTAGAGGTCGGCGAATTCGTGCATACGATCGGGGACGCGCATATTTATTTGAACCATTTGGAACAAATCGATACGCAGCTTGCCCGCGAGCCGCGAGCATTGCCGGTGCTGAAGCTGAACCCGGATGTCGCATCCGTATTCGATTTCGAGGTTGGCGATATCAAGGTGGACGGCTATGACCCGCATCCTTCCATTAAAGCGCCGGTAGCGGTCTAAACGGTGAATCGAAGGGAGCTTATTCGGTACGATGAAAATTACGATGATTGCCGCCATGGCCGAAGATAGAGTCATCGGCGTCAATAATGAGATGCCTTGGCATTTGCCTGCGGAGATGGCGCATTTCCGGCGCTCGACGACAGGCAAGACGATCGTTATGGGCCGCAAAACGCTTGAATCGTTCGGAGGAGCGCTGAAGAACAGACGAAACGTCGTGCTGACCCGCAGCGAAGCTTATCGGCCTGATGGAGCGGAGACGGTTCATTCTGTCGAAGAAGCAATGACGAGATTCGGCGGCGAAGAAGAGCTGATGATCATTGGCGGCGCGCAAGTGTACAGCCAATTCCTGCCCTACGCAGACAAGCTGCTGCTCACCGAAGTCCATGCCGCATTCGAAGGCGACGCACGTTTCCCGGTAGTCGACGAATCGGAATGGCAGGCAGTAAACCGCGAGTTCCATGCGAAAGACGAGAAGAATGCCTATGATTTTACGATCATTACTTATATTCGCGTTCAGCGGCAGGATGAAAGTCGCGTTTAAGCAAACGTCGAACATTCTGTCACAAAGTGCAAATGATTGTACGGAAAATCCATATGATGACCCAAGCCTTACTGCTACGATATTGTAAATAGTTTATGGGAATGTTTGATATTGAATCTTGTTGGTTTTCTCGATATAGTTTTAGAGAGATAACGAACATTCGGTTCTGGGAAAATGGATGGAGGAAAGCGATCATGTCTACACCTACTGGATTTATGGACTACAAACGCGAATTGCCCGCTGACCGCGATCCGCTGGAGCGGATTAAGGATTGGAATGAATTTCATAAGCATTTCAGCGACGATCAGTTAAAAACACAAGGCGCGCGCTGCATGGACTGCGGAACGCCGTACTGCCATACTGGCATCGAATTGCCAGGCGGCACTTCGGGATGCCCGGTCAACAACCTGATCCCGGAATGGAACAATCTCATCTACCGCGGATTGTGGCGCGAGGCGCTTGACCGTTTGCATAAAACGAACAATTTCCCGGAATTCACCGGACGCGTATGTCCGGCTCCTTGCGAAGGTTCGTGTACGGTCGGCCTGATCGGCGATTCCGTAACGATCAAGACGATCGAATCCGCGATTATCGATAAAGGCTTCGAAGAAGGCTGGGTCGTTCCGCAGCCGCCGCATATGCGTACGGGCAAGAAAGTCGCAGTTGTCGGTTCTGGTCCTGCGGGTCTTGCAACTGCAGCGCAATTGAACAAAGCCGGTCACACGGTAACCGTATACGAGCGCGCAGACCGCATTGGCGGATTGCTGACTTACGGCATCCCCACGATGAAGCTGGAGAAGCATATCGTACAACGCCGCGTTGATTTGCTTGAGGCGGAAGGCGTTAATTTCGTCACGAACGCGGAAGTCGGCACGAACGTTCCCGCGGAACAGCTGATGAATGAGTTCGATGCGATCGTCCTCTGCGGCGGCGCTACTAAAGCGCGCGATGTAGAGATCGAAGGCCGCGACTTGAAAGGCGTTCATCTGGCGATGGACTATCTGAACGGCACCATCAAGAGCTACCTGGATTCCAACCTCGAAGACGGCAACTATATCAATGCAGAAGGCAAAGACGTGATCGTCATCGGCGGCGGCGATACAGGTACGGACTGCGTCGCGACGGCATTGCGCCATGGCTGCAAATCCGTTACTCAATTCGGTACGCATGCCAAAGCTCCACTGACGCGCGACAACGACAAGAACCCTTGGCCGCAATTCCCGAACGTGTATACGCTCGATTATGCACAAGAGGAAGCTCGCGCGCTATATGGTGAAGACCCTCGCGCCTTCTCCGTGTTGACGAAGAAATTCGTCGGCGACGAGAACGGCAACTTGAAAGAGCTGCACACGGTTCAGATCCAGCGTACGGTCGATGAAACCGGCCGTAAGATCTATCAAGAAATTCCGGGAACCGAGAAAGTTTGGCCAGCCGATCTCGTTATGATCGCTGTCGGTTTCGAAGGTCCGGAGAATACGCTGATCCAAAAGCTCGGACTTGAGCAAGACCGCCGTTCCAACGTGAAAGCTGCGTACGGCAAATATCAAACAAGCGTGGACAAAGTTTTCGCAGCAGGCGATATGCGCCGCGGACAAAGTTTGGTCGTTTGGGCGATCAACGAAGGACGCGAAGCGGCACGCGAAGTGGATCGTTATTTGATGGGAACTACGATGCTTCCTTAAGCCACTCTTTCGTCACATTAAACATGATACATTAATTAAGGTGAAACGGCTGGTGCCACCCCGTGGCGAGGCTCGACTCATCACAGAGAACGACTTGAACGATTGTAAAGTGAAACTTACAAAATAATCTTGTATAATACGTAAAGCGCCTTCGGGCGCTTTTTATTTCTTTTCCGAAGGGAGAACGTCCAAGATGATTCAATACGGTTCAGAGACGGTTACGCAGCTGAAGTTCCGATCGTTTCAACCACGGCTTGAGCGGCGCGATTCACAATGGGTGGATATCGAGCTTGCGATCGAAGTCGACGAGACGACGCCGGTTCCGCAGGACTTAATGGAACTGACGGTCCTCGTGATCTGCACGCACGGCGGCGTCATTGCGCAGATCGTTCCGCTGGACGAGGGAACGGATTGCGAGTTTCAATTCACGGCGGACGAGAAGGATCAAATCCGTGCCTATATCGAAGGTGCTGAAATTCAAACGGTTATCGCAAATCTGGCAGCCCAATAGGGACAAGCTGTGGTAAAATTATCCTGAGAGTCCGGAATGAAACGAGCCGTGCCGCAATGTCGGCGAAGGCTGGGTCAGTTCGCGTGATCAGGAGGCGATATCATGTACGGTCAAGCAGCCAGCGTATTGACGAGGGCCGATATTCATAAGATCCGGCATTATGTCCAGCATAAACATGGCGACCTGCCGACGGAGCGCCGCGCCGAGATCGTCGCGGATGCGATGCAGCGCATCGTGCTGCGTCAGCTGCCTGAATTTCAGAAGGATGAGCAGCTGATCGTCATGAAGAAACTGCTGCGCGAAGTCGTGGCCGGAGAGGGAATTCCGGTCAGCGAGGCGCATATTTTCGAAGCCAGCATGAGTTTGGATGTCGATCAGCCTGATGTGATTCTCCCCTTACATAAATGGACCGAGACGCGTTTGGGAATGACCATAGATTTCCGTCTGTTTCGGGAAGCGGTAAACGAAGGAAGACGCCTGGCGGCTGAACCGAGTCTTGGCATGCCGGCTTGGGATGCGGTCATCGGAACCGCCGGACTTCGCGGCGAGCAACGGAACGAAGAGGGAGTCGAGCTTGAGAAGCCGCTCGGCTTGACCGGCTTGCCGTTTAGCCAGCGCCAGCGAAAAGCGGTCGTATATTCAGCGATGATCGCTCTGTTATGTGCGGCAATGCTTCTATATGGCTGGCGGCTGCTTCACCCTCAGGCGGTCCATGTCGCTCAGCCTCCGGTGGTCATGAAACTGCCCGAGCCGATGCCGTCGGTAATGAAGCCGCAGAACGCGCTGCCGGACAATTTGCGTTTTGTCGAAGTCGATCGAACGCGGCTCGTACAATATTTGCGTGCCAAGAAATCATTGCTGGCCGAAGAGCCCTACCTCGGCGCGATTCTTCGCGCAGCGCAAGCGCATGATATTCATCCGCTGCTGATGTTCGCCATCACGGGCCAAGAGCAAGCGTTCGTGCCGAAGACGGCCAAGAATGCAAAGCAGATTGCCAACAACCCGTTTAATGTCTATTATAGCTGGCAGGCTTTCAATACAACGATTGAAGAATCGGCGAGAATAGCGGGCAACACCATTAACCGCTTGAGCTATAAACGGCCGGCTAACGTCGATGCGATCCAGTGGATCAATCGCGAATATGCGCAGGACGAGAATTGGTCGACAGGCGTGAACAGCATTCTGAGAACGATGGTTGCTTCTATTATGACGGACAAGTAACAGCCAAGCGAGACGCGTAGATTCTTGAATTTCATAAAAGAGGGATGGTCCTGAAAACATTAATCATTGCGGAAAAACCTGATATGGGCAGAACGATCGCCGCTGTCGTGGAGCCGCGAGCGCAGAACAAACGCACGTATTTGGAAGGCGAGCATTACATCATAACGTGGGCGATCGGGCATCTGGTCAGTTTGGCGGAGCCCGATCAATACGATCCGAAATATAAGCGTTGGAACGCGGCTGACCTGCCGATCATTCCCGATCGTTTCAAGCTGTGGCCGAATGCACGGACGAAAGATCAGCTCACGATGATCGGAGAGCTTTCGAAACGCTGCGGCCGGCTGGTCAAC
It encodes:
- a CDS encoding dihydrofolate reductase; this translates as MKITMIAAMAEDRVIGVNNEMPWHLPAEMAHFRRSTTGKTIVMGRKTLESFGGALKNRRNVVLTRSEAYRPDGAETVHSVEEAMTRFGGEEELMIIGGAQVYSQFLPYADKLLLTEVHAAFEGDARFPVVDESEWQAVNREFHAKDEKNAYDFTIITYIRVQRQDESRV
- a CDS encoding glutamate synthase subunit beta; the encoded protein is MSTPTGFMDYKRELPADRDPLERIKDWNEFHKHFSDDQLKTQGARCMDCGTPYCHTGIELPGGTSGCPVNNLIPEWNNLIYRGLWREALDRLHKTNNFPEFTGRVCPAPCEGSCTVGLIGDSVTIKTIESAIIDKGFEEGWVVPQPPHMRTGKKVAVVGSGPAGLATAAQLNKAGHTVTVYERADRIGGLLTYGIPTMKLEKHIVQRRVDLLEAEGVNFVTNAEVGTNVPAEQLMNEFDAIVLCGGATKARDVEIEGRDLKGVHLAMDYLNGTIKSYLDSNLEDGNYINAEGKDVIVIGGGDTGTDCVATALRHGCKSVTQFGTHAKAPLTRDNDKNPWPQFPNVYTLDYAQEEARALYGEDPRAFSVLTKKFVGDENGNLKELHTVQIQRTVDETGRKIYQEIPGTEKVWPADLVMIAVGFEGPENTLIQKLGLEQDRRSNVKAAYGKYQTSVDKVFAAGDMRRGQSLVVWAINEGREAAREVDRYLMGTTMLP
- a CDS encoding thymidylate synthase — translated: MSNSEQQYLNLLRHVLEHGAKKEDRTGTGTLSVFGYQMRFDLQAGFPLLTTKRVPLKLIASELLWFMKGDTNIRYLLQHKNHIWNEWAFKKWVESDAYTGPDMTNFGLRSQQDEEFNRLYEEQAKLFIDRILNDEGFAAEFGDLGNVYGKQWRRWETSQGETIDQLKNVIAEIKRNPDSRRLIVTAWSPEDATPQRSALPPCHTLFQFYVADNKLSCQLYQRSGDIFLGIPFNIASYALLTHMIAQECGLEVGEFVHTIGDAHIYLNHLEQIDTQLAREPRALPVLKLNPDVASVFDFEVGDIKVDGYDPHPSIKAPVAV